A genomic segment from Lytechinus variegatus isolate NC3 chromosome 10, Lvar_3.0, whole genome shotgun sequence encodes:
- the LOC121423367 gene encoding uncharacterized protein LOC121423367, which translates to MEGEDVTYNLASEMLLRRYAPFTLKEIKEEIAASKSQNFEVDARSYSEHTALMFACSRGDKKVIKFLLDKGADPNAQCEMGNTPMHYAISNVGLHCPCNLKSGTCAYGLRHYPDRCNTKTKLEIVKLLLSRGAVLKANGNGQDPACVAAMETRSQIVDFFVQKNNRSVKLSVAEKVRALQTLGVATVLEPLRGYQEDNIIDSFRHFYNAQLMLEKAGNTREASNTREGGKEKSDLASAFSLLSQKPYNSAEWKKIQKKDFAIRTQALVVAERVLPESIRWEYLFPRLLYHARLGIFRFGNIKDRRLQGIQILQEAMKLEETEELEVTTVLRNIIHGFHMSSWEYLQLQDNVKDCFPLMDTCLEGIGRASEDDVHAVHRKVLYNLGTLLLHLALETCSKTIEIFHWLLQFAERTVQAIQKKSEGQRVTSITHYILHKAEVLNLVQEDQSECLIRVKHLISRLLKYEDATHITVTGDTMLHTLMKNGRFGANPQFLKDVTRILIRHGCDISEVNDDGLTVEEQLREEPLKSNCEDIVEMVSVPSSVLPLEEIAIRAVLRHKIPFEGIVPRHLSGLITGDIQPDSKYQSAELSTEDSDSETDQWFSDSEDLSSDSYDMNKQPIDLYESNTDFSDFSGSEPVLLGVAPAHEEIES; encoded by the coding sequence ATGGAGGGCGAGGACGTGACTTACAACTTGGCATCAGAAATGCTCTTGAGGAGATATGCACCGTTCACCCTCAAGGAAATCAAGGAAGAGATTGCAGCCTCCAAATCTCAAAACTTTGAAGTAGATGCTCGAAGTTACTCTGAACATACCGCCCTGATGTTTGCCTGCTCAAGAGGGGACAAGAAGGTTATTAAGTTTTTGCTTGATAAAGGAGCTGACCCCAATGCTCAGTGCGAAATGGGAAATACGCCTATGCACTATGCAATTTCGAATGTTGGTTTACATTGTCCATGCAACTTAAAGAGTGGTACCTGCGCCTACGGACTTCGACATTATCCTGACCGATGTAATACCAAGACTAAATTGGAGATCGTTAAACTTCTTCTCAGTCGTGGGGCTGTTTTGAAGGCAAATGGCAATGGACAAGATCCAGCTTGTGTTGCAGCTATGGAGACCAGGTCACAGATCGTGGATTTTTTTGTCCAGAAAAATAATCGAAGTGTCAAGTTGTCTGTTGCAGAGAAGGTGAGGGCACTCCAGACTCTTGGAGTTGCCACAGTGTTGGAACCACTTCGTGGGTATCAAGAAGACAACATCATTGATTCTTTTAGACATTTCTACAATGCTCAGTTAATGCTTGAGAAGGCAGGTAATACAAGGGAAGCAAGTAATACAAGagaaggaggaaaagaaaaatcagatctTGCATCTGCATTCTCTCTTCTTTCACAAAAGCCGTACAATTCTGCAGAATGGAAGAAGATCCAGAAAAAAGACTTTGCTATAAGGACGCAAGCCCTTGTGGTAGCAGAAAGGGTTCTGCCTGAAAGTATAAGATGGGAGTATCTTTTCCCAAGACTTCTCTACCATGCTCGCCTTGGTATCTTCAGGTTTGGAAACATCAAGGACAGGCGGTTGCAAGGTATTCAGATCCTACAGGAAGCAATGAAGTTGGAAGAGACGGAGGAGCTTGAAGTGACTACAGTACTTCGAAACATAATCCATGGTTTCCACATGTCATCATGGGAATATCTACAGCTTCAGGACAATGTGAAAGATTGCTTTCCATTGATGGATACTTGCTTGGAAGGGATAGGCAGAGCTTCAGAGGATGATGTACATGCAGTCCATAGGAAAGTGCTCTACAACCTTGGGACTCTCTTGTTGCATCTTGCCCTTGAGACTTGCAGCAAGACAATTGAGATTTTTCATTGGCTTTTGCAATTTGCAGAGCGAACCGTTCAAGCCATCCAAAAGAAATCTGAAGGGCAGAGGGTCACATCTATCACTCATTACATCTTGCACAAAGCAGAAGTGTTAAACCTAGTTCAGGAGGATCAAAGTGAGTGTTTGATCCGTGTGAAGCACCTGATATCTAGGTTACTGAAGTATGAAGATGCAACTCACATTACTGTTACTGGTGACACTATGCTACATACCTTGATGAAGAATGGTAGATTTGGTGCTAATCCCCAGTTCCTGAAAGATGTAACTCGCATTCTCATTAGACATGGATGTGATATCTCTGAGGTAAATGACGATGGTCTGACAGTTGAAGAGCAGCTACGGGAGGAGCCTTTGAAATCTAATTGTGAAGATATTGTTGAGATGGTTTCTGTGCCATCATCTGTCTTGCCTTTGGAAGAAATTGCAATCCGAGCCGTCCTTCGCCACAAGATACCTTTTGAGGGCATCGTACCAAGGCATCTATCAGGCTTGATAACAGGAGACATTCAGCCAGATAGCAAGTATCAGTCAGCTGAACTGTCAACTGAAGACTCTGATTCAGAGACAGACCAGTGGTTCTCTGATTCTGAAGATCTATCCTCAGACTCATATGATATGAACAAGCAGCCAATCGATCTGTATGAAAGCAACACAGATTTTTCAGACTTTTCAGGCTCTGAGCCTGTCTTGCTTGGTGTTGCACCTGCCCATGAAGAAATAGAATCTTAA
- the LOC121422645 gene encoding kiSS-1 receptor-like, with protein MEFDSNITSSSHAPGNVSNVSGALPLPTLIVYISFSILGIFGNGLVLFVIARVEYLQDTTNLLIVNQSLIDGISSILLLANFVLPKPPLPGKNPSLATILCGIWYSQYLYWATYIASIVNLLLLTLERYFAVVYPLRYRRHVKGRLVIVCSLIPWILGLLHMSYLITLTKIKDGTCLLFLWPNEVMQPAMGIYTFLMYFIITFTAMFWMYYRIMNTLRQASKPAVGSVHQVKDYRELARKNAVKTMLSLSLCYATCWAPNQFTYLLYCLGVNIDLGGTFYYVTVSFAFINMWINPFVYTFQYHKFQNGLKTVFGRARQGRETEVQSSQTIDTSLSQP; from the coding sequence ATGGAGTTTGACAGTAATATCACATCATCATCTCATGCACCGGGAAACGTAAGCAATGTATCCGGCGCGTTACCTCTTCCGACCCTGATCGTGTATATTTCGTTTAGCATACTCGGTATCTTTGGCAATGGTCTTGTCCTCTTTGTGATTGCAAGGGTTGAATACCTCCAGGACACAACCAATCTTCTCATCGTGAACCAATCTCTTATAGATGGGATCTCTTCGATACTTCTACTTGCCAACTTTGTCTTGCCCAAACCGCCCCTTCCTGGCAAGAACCCATCACTGGCTACGATACTTTGCGGAATCTGGTATTCCCAGTATCTCTACTGGGCAACCTACATAGCTTCAATTGTCAACTTACTTCTCCTGACGCTGGAAAGATACTTCGCGGTTGTCTATCCTTTACGATATAGAAGACATGTCAAAGGCAGACTGGTGATCGTTTGTTCCTTGATACCGTGGATACTTGGGCTTCTTCATATGAGCTACCTGATCACTCTGACTAAGATAAAAGACGGAACGTGTCTTCTCTTCTTGTGGCCGAACGAAGTCATGCAACCCGCCATGGGCATCTACACATTCCTAATGTAtttcatcatcaccttcaccgCTATGTTCTGGATGTACTATCGCATCATGAATACCTTGCGCCAGGCATCGAAGCCTGCTGTCGGGTCAGTCCACCAGGTCAAAGACTACAGGGAACTCGCAAGGAAAAATGCAGTAAAGACCATGCTGTCTTTGAGCCTCTGCTATGCTACTTGCTGGGCACCAAATCAATTCACCTACCTTCTCTACTGCTTAGGGGTAAATATCGACCTCGGCGGAACGTTTTATTATGTAACAGTTTCCTTCGCTTTTATTAACATGTGGATCAATCCCTTTGTATATACATttcaatatcataaatttcagaacgGACTTAAAACAGTATTCGGTCGTGCAAGACAAGGCCGTGAGACCGAGGTTCAATCTTCACAAACCATAGACACGTCATTATCTCAACCTTAA